In Desulfitobacterium chlororespirans DSM 11544, the following are encoded in one genomic region:
- a CDS encoding long-chain-fatty-acid--CoA ligase: MSQENKRHEFPWRAQYDQQVPHDLSYPEETVDALFRKSAQKNSGEVALIYFNKKMSYSDLGNKVERLADSLQKLGIDPGDRVALLLANCPQYVIAYYAILAIGGVVVPVNPLSTESELLHIFRDAQVKAAICLDLLAERLENVRDICHQAGEAQLLKHTFYTALNEYMPFPLKFLYPFTRKLPPGGKERLKVARRFKDLLNEGNGSVLRDYPSQKVDVRKDIAVLIYTGGTTGRPKGVMLSHYGLLANAYQAIAWVQMGSKDRLVTVLPAFHGFGMSVCMNAPLFSGASTILIPRFEAKDVLKAIHKHKPTYFAGVPTMYIGMINYPQLKRYSLSSLVGCFVGAAALAPEVKRSFEELTGARLMEGYGLTEGVNALCCNPLRGENRTGSIGFPFPDVNFKIRDIDKGEEDLAPGESGELVIQCPDLMLGYYNRPEETAYALRDGWLYTGDIATMDEDGYFYLVDRKKDMIITGGFNVYPREVEDVLYEHPAVKEACVIGVKDGYSGEKVVAFVSLKDGAAATEQDIIAFCRKHLVPYKVPKTVEFRTDLPKTAIGKILRRALRDIPPAEGEAKQASKEVASTQ, from the coding sequence ATGAGTCAGGAAAATAAAAGGCATGAATTTCCCTGGAGAGCTCAATACGACCAACAGGTTCCCCATGACCTAAGCTATCCTGAAGAGACGGTGGATGCGTTATTCCGCAAAAGTGCGCAAAAAAATTCCGGAGAGGTTGCCCTGATCTATTTTAATAAAAAAATGAGTTACAGTGATTTGGGCAATAAAGTTGAACGCTTGGCAGATTCCCTGCAAAAGCTGGGTATTGATCCCGGGGATCGGGTGGCCCTTTTGCTGGCTAATTGTCCCCAATACGTGATTGCTTATTATGCTATCCTTGCCATTGGTGGGGTGGTCGTTCCTGTCAATCCTCTCAGTACCGAATCAGAATTATTGCATATCTTTCGGGATGCTCAGGTCAAAGCAGCCATTTGCCTGGATCTTCTGGCAGAGCGGCTGGAAAATGTGAGAGACATTTGTCATCAGGCCGGGGAGGCTCAATTGCTGAAGCATACCTTCTACACGGCCCTCAATGAGTATATGCCTTTTCCTCTTAAATTTCTTTATCCATTCACACGGAAGCTGCCCCCGGGAGGTAAGGAACGCCTCAAAGTTGCCAGGAGGTTTAAGGATCTGCTGAATGAGGGCAACGGTTCCGTGCTGAGAGATTATCCGTCCCAAAAAGTAGATGTTCGTAAGGATATAGCGGTCCTTATCTATACCGGCGGCACTACCGGACGCCCCAAGGGAGTGATGCTTTCCCATTATGGCTTGCTCGCCAATGCTTATCAAGCGATAGCCTGGGTTCAAATGGGCAGCAAGGATCGTTTGGTTACCGTTCTCCCGGCCTTTCATGGGTTTGGCATGTCCGTATGCATGAATGCCCCCTTATTCTCCGGAGCTTCCACGATTCTGATCCCCCGGTTTGAAGCGAAGGATGTCTTGAAGGCTATTCACAAGCATAAGCCCACGTATTTTGCCGGAGTTCCGACGATGTATATAGGCATGATCAATTACCCTCAATTAAAACGCTATAGTCTTTCCTCCTTAGTGGGGTGTTTCGTGGGAGCGGCTGCTCTGGCCCCCGAGGTGAAGAGAAGCTTTGAAGAGCTTACCGGAGCCCGGCTGATGGAAGGGTACGGCCTTACTGAAGGAGTCAATGCCCTCTGCTGTAACCCCTTACGTGGTGAAAACAGAACCGGCAGCATCGGTTTCCCTTTCCCGGATGTGAATTTCAAAATCAGGGATATTGACAAGGGTGAAGAGGATCTGGCCCCTGGTGAATCGGGGGAACTGGTGATTCAGTGTCCGGACTTAATGCTCGGCTACTATAACCGGCCGGAAGAGACGGCCTACGCTTTAAGGGATGGCTGGCTATACACCGGAGATATCGCGACCATGGATGAAGACGGGTATTTTTATCTTGTGGACCGTAAAAAGGATATGATTATCACCGGTGGCTTCAATGTCTATCCCCGGGAAGTGGAGGATGTACTGTATGAACATCCGGCGGTTAAGGAAGCCTGTGTGATCGGGGTTAAGGACGGTTACAGCGGGGAAAAGGTGGTGGCGTTTGTCAGTCTTAAAGATGGAGCTGCCGCTACAGAACAGGATATCATCGCCTTTTGCCGCAAACACCTGGTCCCTTATAAAGTTCCTAAAACGGTGGAATTCCGTACCGATTTACCCAAGACGGCTATTGGTAAGATCCTGCGCCGGGCCTTACGGGACATTCCTCCTGCAGAAGGGGAAGCAAAACAGGCTTCCAAGGAAGTGGCATCAACACAATAG